A window of Flammeovirga kamogawensis genomic DNA:
ATTGTAAGGGGACAAAAAATGTTACAGGAAAAAATCCATTTTGATAGTTTCCATCCATAATTCTTGGCTGAGAGATCATAACAGAATACTTAGCGCCTAAAATATCTACGCCTGTATTCCATAATACAGATACTGCCATAAAATTCATATGCTTAGAATGTAAAGAAGCGACACCAACAAATACACCATCTCCAGAATAAGTTGCTGCATTTGCGTTTGTCGCTCCTCCTAATGATGGAACAGATAAAGTACCTAGCATTTGTCCATAACTTAATGCAGATAACATAAATACCATCGTACAAGTCAATATTATATTTTTCATTGTTCTATATATATAAAGGTTTCATATATAGAAGTGTATAAAAAATATAAAATCCCTATTTCGGTCTGTACTTTACTCTTTGTTATTTTCTAACCACTCTAATCTTCTTTCGTCAGGAAGGTGTGTTATTTTAAAATCATCAAAAGTAGCATCGAAACCACTACCATCAGGACTTGCTGCCATCATTCCTACCATTACAGGTTTATGATCTGGTAAATAAGCAAGGTTACTCATCTGATAATTCTTACCATCTAAAGAATAAAGTATTTCTACAGCATCACGCTTTCTTATTGCTTTTATCCAAATTGATTTTGGCTTTTCTTTTAACGCTACAACACTCCAACTAGAATGCTCGTTTGTAACCACTGCACTAAAGTTATATACACCATCTACGTATTCAATACCTGTTTTAATCCAATGCTTTTCGTCTATTCTAAGCATTAATCCCATTTGGTCGAAACGTGTTTTATAAGCTCCAGTAATTTTAACAGATACCTCGAACTCTCCACCTCTATTTGTATAATAAAAAGGACCATCGTCTACGGTAAATCCATAATGAGTTTTTCTCCAATAATCAGTTTGTGGAGTAACAAACATCTTAAGCGTATTTCCTTTTATCTCCCATTTATCTGGTGCATTAAACCATTGCATAGAAGATAAATCTTGAGCATTTGTTATTACAGATATACTCAAAAGGGATAATAGAATAATTAGATTTTTCATTTCTTAAGTTTAAATAAAACACAGTATTGAAAATTAAGAAATGAGTTACTACTCTTCAAAATCTTCTTGTTAAGGTTATTAATCCTATACTAATAATACAGTTTTACTTATTTACTAAGGAACAAAACTTCTATCTATGCCTGATTTATAATTAAACCTAGTACTTTTTTATTTAATCAACAGTAAAATTTATACCTTCAATAAATAAACTATTATACTTATCTCATTAAATAAATAACTAT
This region includes:
- a CDS encoding DUF1349 domain-containing protein, which encodes MKNLIILLSLLSISVITNAQDLSSMQWFNAPDKWEIKGNTLKMFVTPQTDYWRKTHYGFTVDDGPFYYTNRGGEFEVSVKITGAYKTRFDQMGLMLRIDEKHWIKTGIEYVDGVYNFSAVVTNEHSSWSVVALKEKPKSIWIKAIRKRDAVEILYSLDGKNYQMSNLAYLPDHKPVMVGMMAASPDGSGFDATFDDFKITHLPDERRLEWLENNKE